Genomic segment of Sebastes umbrosus isolate fSebUmb1 chromosome 19, fSebUmb1.pri, whole genome shotgun sequence:
TCCGCTTGTAGACGGACTGTCCACCGTGAAGCACCCGCAGGTCCCTCCAAAGGCTCGGATCGGCGATGACGATTACCCTCGGCCCTCTGGTTTTGCCCGCGGTGGCCAGATCTGCGTCGCCGAAGCCGTTTTCTGTCCCCTCGTCGCTCAGCAGCGAGGCGAAAGTATCCTGCTCCAAGGAGCCATCATCGACCTTGCCCATGGGTAACGCCACTGACAGTGCATAGCACTCGAACAAGAGTGCTGTGGCGAAGATGACGGACATTAGTGACTGTCTCATGGTGAAGATCTTCCAGGAGGTGCAAAGCGTTGTCTTCGTGGACGAGTTTCTTTTCAGAGCTCTTCGCTTCGTCGTTCTGATCCCCAGATCATATCATCCTCTTTTATATCATTTCGGACGCGCTGGACTGGCCACGTTGAATCGTTTCTCATCATAGCTTCTCCTGTTGTGTTCAGGAAATTAGTTAAAAGCATTAAAAGGCAGTTGAGCAGAACTCTTGCAGTGTTCAAGAGTGTTGTTTTGGCGGAAAGTTAATTAAAATCATCTCCGATGTGGTGACTTATATTAGACTCCCGACGATGAAACAGTGGGAATTCTTTGAGCAGGTGACACCAAGGAAGACATTAATCCAAAATTACTGCCCTTTAAAACAACAAGGAGGGATTAGTCACCCGCGAACCTCTTTGTGGTGTCAGATACTCAGTGATAAAAGCTGCCCTCTCATAGTATTGTTGTAACAATGTTCAATATGGGattagtgcaaaaaaaaaagcaaacaaatgaTTCCTGACGTGTTAGTGTGTTCGTGGCAGAAGCTCCTTGTTGACGTGTTGAAGAGAAAGTGAAGTCGGGAAATGATTCTTTGAGAGGGAATACACAGTAGATCTGCTCCCGAGGCCCTGAGGTGGAAGCTGATTGGATCTCCTGCTGGACTGCAGCATAATTACAATCCTACCTAATTACAGTTGCCAGATGGGTGCTGCGGGAGCTTTGCACACCTGGGCTTGCATAAGATCCATACGAGATGAGTTAATGTAATTTATGCAGGTGGCATTTGAGTCAGATCAAACGTGTTGACAAATGCACGTTTTTAATTGTGGTTCGGATAACATCACGTCATCGGCTGTtcaagaaaagtttgaaaaaagcaTATAAGCTTTCCAACTAAGCTCTTAGGAACAGAGGTTGCAAAAACAAGCTTAGAAACTTATTATACTTAACACTATTAAGAGCAGTAGTATGACAGAGAAAAGATTTTATTGATGTGATTTGCAGCATAAAACTTTGATGGCTAGACGTATAATGTTGATGTCATTAAAGGTTATTTTAGTCTTGGTAATGTGCAGCTGGACAGTTCAGATGGACCATTTCTTCTTAAAAATCATGTCTGTGGTTTCTTAAAATGTCTGGCATTAGAGAATTATCTACACCCTGTTTTTATTACCGTCTG
This window contains:
- the pmchl gene encoding pro-melanin-concentrating hormone, like yields the protein MRQSLMSVIFATALLFECYALSVALPMGKVDDGSLEQDTFASLLSDEGTENGFGDADLATAGKTRGPRVIVIADPSLWRDLRVLHGGQSVYKRRADDNSQVIEHRDAGQDLSIPILRRDTMRCMVGRVYRPCWEV